Genomic DNA from Salvia miltiorrhiza cultivar Shanhuang (shh) chromosome 1, IMPLAD_Smil_shh, whole genome shotgun sequence:
tgattttatcaaAAGTATTACTCCTTATCCATCAAACCAGAAAACTTTTGtagattattattataaactctaTTTGTTAAGTgaagataaattatgaaaaatataaataatataaatttaatttttaaagtgAAAAGATAAATTGCTAATGAAATTCCATGAACTAATAACACCTTATCCATTAAGCCACAAAGCCTTTGTTGATTGTTATTATAGACTttatttataaagtgaaaagtgaaaagatcaattatgaaaaaatataaataaatgcaaagcCACAAAGCCTTTGTTGATTGTTATTATAAACTTTGTTCACGATTAATTTATTTGGAGAGTTAATTTTCCTAAGTGACTTATAAGTGACTTTATACCTTTTTGGAGGACATTACATAAATATTATAGCTCGTCttcttccaaaaaaaaaaaaaaagtttgtagtGTTATAACTTTTCTTGTCCTTTATCATCGATAAGATATGATACATAACTACAAGCgatataattataaaacaaaGTATAAGCTACACATAACCATCAAATAAAGTACAAACTAAGTGAAGAAACCAAAATTTCAAAGTATTTCGGATTTAAAGCTATCATTCTCCAAATCATATGTATGCTCACATTTGCATCTTCGATTTCGTACCTAGCTACAAGCCAAACTTACATACTAAATTAAGATGTGAAGTTTgaaaaactaaaaacataatCCCCACTTTATTAAGtgatcactacaagaaaaatgagtatacatgacactgcatacatgacgctttttatgaaaaagcgtcatgtatgagcgcatttttcaTATACATGACGGTTTCAAAAAAAAGCGTCATATATACGGTGTCATGTATTGAATACTTGACACTGAGCTGACACTTTTAGGAAAAGCGTCATGTATGAGCGTCGTTTATTCATAGTATACATGACATTTACTATAAAGCGTCATATATGTGCGTTAATTTAAATGTTATACATGACAGTTATGCAAACTGACATGTATGTTACTAAACAAACCGTCATTAATTGTATTATTCTTGACATTTGATATAAATcgtcaaatatatttaaatataagcGTCATATATgtacattaatttaaatattatacatGATATTTATGCAAATTGTCGTGTAAGTTAGTAAATAAATCgtcattaattatattaatcttGAAATTTAGTACAAAACatcaattatatttaaattaaaccgtcataataataataataataaaatgcaaGTGTGAAGGATCAAATACTTGGactctaacttaatttttttcaGGTGCACCAATAAGAattttacaaataatttcaactttgttaatatttataataattgtattgAAATCATAAAGAAaaatgattttaatttaaaatatttataatataatgaattttagtaatcaattaatattaaataaaagtgaatatatattttaaattgaaaaaaaagaatttatttatagtataagcaataagttttattttaaaccatttaaatattaaataagataattttgtaattattaaaaaataaatattttaaataagaaaatattgtaaataatgatttttatttaaagtcatttaaatattaaacaaaaataataaattttaaatgttaatttttttaactaagATTGTTTTGATATCATAGTGAAAAATGATTTTAATGaaacatattttatattaagaaaatgaactTATCTTTTAAACATTACAAAAAGAATGAATTTATGCTATAATGGTTTTTATTAAtcaattcaatattaaatagaaataaaattatttatcacATCATATTAAGATAAAACCCTTAGTTAAATTTCTTAAGCACTCCCATCCCAATTCATTCTTCCCTCATACACTGCTATCTCCCGCTATAGGAATTTTGAACCCGCCGCGCTCAGCCGTAGCTTCCGTTCTCGCTCGCCGCCCCTCTCCGTTGTTATCGCGCACTGCTGTAGTCTTGTCGTCTGTGCGGCTAGATTATTTCTTCTCATACCCACTCTCTGCCGCTCTAAATAATCGAACCCGCCGCCTCAAACCCTAGCCACGCGGTTCTCGCCGCCCTCTTCACCATTCTCGCGCTCAAACCCTCTTCGTCCGGTCAACCCGCCACTCCCCGTCTCAAGCAGGCATAGTCGCACATCCGCCCTCTGCCTCGGCCGTCGGCCTCTTCCCCATTGCCAACCGCCGCCCTCCTTCTCTGTCTTCACTTCTACACGTCCGTTGTGCTGTCGTCACTGCTCCGCTTTTTTGATGCTCCATTGTTCGCTGCTCTGTTCTAGGTATTTCGGATTTAAAATCCTAATTTGGTTGCTTCCTGGGAATTTATGTTTGTGATAGTCTAGGGTTTCGATTTTAtgctatgattttattttgctACTTATGAATTTATGTTTGTGATAGTCTAGGGTTTCGATTTTAGGCTATGATTTTATATTGCTACTTACGAATTTTCGTTCTAGGGTTTTTCTGCAATTGGATTTTGCTTGTCGATCTAGCATTGTGAATAACCATCATCCATGATATGCAGAGATAAAAGAAGAGGATGTTGAACTTGTGTTTTGGATTTCAAATTTGTGTGTGTTCTTTGCTTATCTGATTTATAAATCTGAGTGCTTAGTTTTATTCGCTTTTTTGATTTCTGAATTTGTATGTTTGCTTCATTTTTTCAGCGACCGTGTTGAAAACAAGGGTTATTCATCGCTCCTGTCGTGTACAGTAACAGACATCAATAGTTCTGTGACGAATGTCTGATATATTTAAGTAGCAATTTTAATGTGGGCAAGGTAAATGTGTAGTTCATaacaacaatattcttactgcATGATAACATCTAAATTTGTTAAATTATAGCAAATATATATGAAGACAAATATGAACACAtgttatatattgaccttttgCAGGTTACTTTGCAAATTATTTCCGAAGAAAGATAGTACATCAAATATGGTAGAGGGTTGTCATAAATTTTGGGTATATATGTTTGTAAACAGGGATAAATGGTGGAAGGGGATGTTTGGTGGCTGTGAAGAGGCTCAAGGATGTCACCATTTTGGAGAAGGAATTCAAGGACAAGATTGAGAGTGTTGGAGCTATGGATCATCACAATTTGGTGCCTCTTAGAGCTTACTACTATAGTAGGGAGGAGAAGCCTCTTGTCTATGATTATATGCCAATGGGAAGCCTCTCTGCACTCTTACATGGTTAGTTTCCATTTTTTGCAATTCTTCTTAGATGCATTGTGATTGTTTATGAACAACTATCTTGGTATTAATCTCAAGCCAGCTAGGGAAGCCACTCTAATCTCCTAAGTTTATGAACAACTATCTTGGtatgttttgattttatttttcttctatcTTATTACAAACTTTATTTCACCAAATCGTGAGAGTCTTGATATATATGCAGAGATGAAGTTCCTTCTCATTCATTGCATGATACTTGTGACATTTAATTGCTTATTATTTAGTAGTCGCCTTTCCTGCTGAAGATGAACCTGTTGCACCATCTGTAGTTGGTCATTCCATCGGTTCATTTTAGCATTTTACAGTGCCTCCATTGATACTTGTTCACATTCTCTTGTAGCTGTTTCCATACAgattttttgcttttctttagaACAGTAAATTGCTGCAAAGTGTCATAACTTATAACTAATTATCTGTTTTCTATAGATAGTAGATACTTTTGGTACTGTTGTGTGTATGAGAGTTATATATTTCGTTAGTTTCCTTTTAAAATTAGGTAATTGCCTTAGGGTATTGTTTAATGCCTTCACGCTATCAGGTTGTCAATGATTTGCTGAACCTGCTGGACAAAATTTGAGAATGAGAGAAGATGCACAGGTGATATTTTCATTTACTTGTTATTGGGAGATTTACTTTAGTGTATTTGAAGAACTATGATCTGTGCTTTCTTTAATCTTTTTCTGATATATTAAGCTTGTACCATATTTTACTCAAGTGATTTACTTCTTTTATAAGAACCGAATTGAATGTCTCtacttatattatattttactaaaTCATAGAAAATTTACTATATTGGTTGTAGGGAACCTTTGTTGAAGGAGTTAAGGAGGAAGTTATAGTATCCTCGATACTAATTTCAGGTTATATCAAGAGGTGTAGAGTGTGATTTAGCTCTTATTTTTTGGTGAAAGCAAGGAGTTATGAGAAGGCACCGAGCCACTGCATTTCAGATGCTAGCTTATGTAATTTACAGGTTTGTTTTCTTTGCTTTCCAGTGAGGAAACCGGCATGTTGTCCTGTTTTCTTCTTACATATGTTTTTTTCTTACATATGCAGGGGATTGGTTCGATTGGATATTCACTTTCTCACATAATGCTATTTAGTTTTTAGATGCCACTTGTTTACTCATGAAAACTATTTAGTATTGGTGAGGTAAGACTTTGACAGGATTTTACTCTTCTCTATTCCCACGATTTTGATAGAAAATCTTATATTCTCAATTCAATatgttagattttttttaattgttcatACTAAATCTAAATTTTGTGTAGTAAACATTGGATCTTAACAATTATTGAGCCTTACAAAGATTGTGTCTATGTGATGGATCCTTTGTCTCATCGGAATCGTGATGCCACTTGGAAATCCGTAGTTGACACGTACGTTTCTCATCATCTTAATTGCTCTTTCTTCTACTCTTTTCTTTTATGTGTTTATTTCACAAGCATCtctatctttatatatattagttaaACTTTCCAGGTCATACTCAAGTTAGGGACAAAGAATAGGCACCATTTACCTTGCTAGgaaaaaatattgattttgcGTATTAAAAACCTAACGATATACATATGTTTGTTTTCCAGCGCAATGACCATTTTCAATGCAACAAAGGAAAAGAATAAATTCAAGAAACCACCAAAATGGGAAATTGTTAAGGTTTGTAGTATTATTAACTTCTAGCATTGTTGCATTTATTATATACTcattaataattaatcaatatattttTCACAGGGCCCAATACAACCCGATTTCAAACAATGTGGCTTTTACGTGATGCGATTTATGAAAGAGATCGTAATGGCGTGTCAAGACGATGACTCCGTTTTCGTGGCTTCAATGGTAAGaagttatattaattattagtaatatattaatatagcaTTTTATGTGATATAGGTTTTATGTGATGAATTTGTTTATTGTCAGTTTAAAAAACGTGAGTATTCTATGAGTGAGATAAATGAGGTTCAAGAAGATTGGGCAACTTCTGCCATTAATGATGTTTGTAATATCTAATGAttagaatttttattaaatatatctaTGGCTTTATAGTGttgttaatatatatacttGTTTTCTTTGTCTTGTAGCTTTGACATGTGACATGGAGAAGTTCTTGCGCGTTGATATGGCATTTTGAAAGCTTTTTGGAACAATTATAATTTGTGGGTGTCGTATGTAGGTGAATTTTGTTGTTGGGAGATGTGGTAGAACATTGGTTcttattttgttgttgttggatgAATATTGGTTATCAATGTTTAATTGGTCATTTTCAGTATgttttgatttctttttttgtacaatttaataatatttataaatttaaaacagGAAAAAACCAATATAatatgaaataatattttaaaaatctgAATAAGCATATATGACAGTTTTAATATGACTATAGATGACGCTTATAAACCgtcaagaaaattaaatataatgacATTTTCTGGCTGAAATGACGGTTACAAAGTGTCAAGAATAAACATAGAAACGTCATGAAAACCTATATACATGACATTCAAAAAGTGTCAAATATAATCAATAAACCGTCATGAAAACGAGCATACATGACGGTcaaaaaatgtcaaaatataaaacaaaccgtcatgtattatatttttcttgacGGTTAGAAAGCGtcaagaaaataatataaatgtcATGTTTAAAATTATAGTTGACGGTTATCCACCGTcatgtatacatatataaccGTCAAGAATAATTAGTATAGATGACGGTCATTAACCGTCATCTTTACTAGGTACTATACTTGACACCAGTATACTTGACGGTCGACGGATATCATAGATGACGGCTAAAAACCGTCaagtatgagcgtttttcttgtagtggataaatatatagtttataatattattcctctatTTTAGAGGGATACAATAAATTTAGTTTATTGTAGTACTTCCTATGTGATGTGTTATTGCATGGCGATAAACCAGGTCATCAAGAGCCAGAATCATGCATCCGAAATATATCAAactttacataaaatataaatgtagtATTACTATATATCTCAATAATTGCGCTGTTTCACCTCAATTGCAGTTGGAATAGGGCAGCCTGCAAACACAGAGAGGTCATAATAGTTTAAGTTCTATCATATGATCACTGAGACAATATCACGCCAATATGATCACTTTTTTCGAATGTGGCAACGATATAAATTTCAATAAATCTACGTAGCCACCCACAAAAACTAGTTTAATAGGGAAAATttcgatttatttatttaatttttcaaacaAAAATTCAGACATCATTAATAGAAGTAACAGTTATAAGCATTAATTACCCCAGCTTGAGGAATGTGTCTGAGCCATTGCAGTTGGCAATAGGCGTAATTCCTTGGTCAAAAGCATTTCTTGTGCTGGATTTCTGCGCCTCAAAATGCAGATTCATTTAAGTCAAAATTCATATAATTTCTATCCTATATAACATGGTATGTAGtagtatatatatttgaagTGAGCACATATGTGTAGATGTTAAatgaagaattaaaaaaatgtcattAACGCTGGTAAATTAAAGAAAGTGGATAGTAAAATGACCTGTTTCTTCAATTCTTCCATCAATTCCAATTCCTACATCATCCAaacaatgaaattaaatgatgaaAATAGTGGTGGATCTAAATATATTAGGTAGAAGATTAAGGTAGCACTTGCCCTTGTCCTGAGCTTCTTTATTTCGTGGTCGAGCCTCTCATTCTGCCACCAATTGAAttaaagaagaagatgaaatcaggctatatatatatatatatgcgtgtAGTGTACCTTAGTTTTTCTGATGCGGCTTATTCCTCCCTCCACCAATTTCTCAAGCTTCATGAGACTGGGCAGCCCAAGCCCTTGCAGATTTTCTCCCTCAAGTTGTCtgatgtatatgtatatatataacaaattaatacTTATTTGTCTCCATCTataatatcatatcatatcatataCTAATAGACTTAATTAATTTGTCATCAATTACTTTAGCTCAATGCTCAGCTCCATAAGCTTCTTGCTCAGAACGCCATGGCTATCACTTCCCTGCAAAAATGCCTCTTtccttatttttaatttcacaaCTAATACATCAGATTGACCAAATTAATCTTCTAATTAAgtaaaaagaattaaaagaaataacagTATATTTATCAGTACAATCAATCATGCTGGTTCTAGATTTTCCTCAGAAATTAGTTCATTCAGTCAAAACTATCAGAAAATATTGTAGTAAACAAACAAGTGGAGataagtaaaaattaatatgcATGCACATCATGAGGTAAATATAGTTATCAAATTTTACACGTAGCTGATATCTCAGAAGTTATTTATAACATACATCTGTATATAGAATATGAATAACATATTTAATTACTAGTTAAGATATGATCAGATCAAATTTGAAACTTATATGTCAAAAGAATTACTACGTTAATTAGTGATGAATAGTATATGTTTCAATCAACACAATATAGACATTAACTACCATTATTCAGAgtggcaaaataaaaaataaaaagttatgcGATTACCTGAATGCAAAGGGGTTGTTGCCTAAGTAGCTTGCATTTCTCTGTTTGGTGATCATGCCTTTGGATGAGTTGTCGCATGCTTCAAGAGGCCACAAACTTATAAACAAATGAAGTTTGTGCATTTCAAAATACTCTCAACAATTATATATTATCATCTAAACTTTGGGTATTAATCTATATTATAAAAAGTGCTCTTGGCACAAAATactataagaatatattaaatactatatattaaaaatCTATCTTTGATTTTATATTAACCATGGaaagaataattttttaaattttttgatattatgaaatttaatacaattattcaactctaataatttattaatgtgAAGTTCATGGATTGTGTGCACAATCCACGCTCTCTGCTAAAAAACATAATGTATTTTAATTAGGCCAACAATTAATAACACGTACAACATACGTACTTTGTAACCAGATTTTTGCTGGATTCAAAACTAATTAAAGTAGCTTGATCATGAATGATGATCTTGAACATGACAAGAAAACATCACATcgattcatatatatatgtaagtaTTTTCTCAATTTAGCTGAATATGATTCTTGATGCAATTCTCACACTAATATTATAAAGAACCATACTATCTAGGATATAAATTCGGATTATATCAATCTGATACCAAAACCTACAGATTGAACACAAAATCATTAATTGCTAATCCTTCGTTCAGAATTTTGCTTCTCGGACAAGAGAAATACTCcatctctttttatttttctttttgtgcttgttTACATATTGCAACAACCAAAAGATCAGTGTGCATTAGTTAATTAGTCATTCATCCGAAATCGAATTCGAATAATTGAATACTCTAAAATGATCTATTATGAACGTATATTCGAAATCTCCAATTTGTTTCCATTAATTCTAAATGAAACACCGTCATATGTATAAAATGTTTTTCTAAGCACTTTTATTAGTAAATTTTCCAATAAAGATACACATATTCACTATTTTGTTAATGAACtttgagcaattttttttaatatataataacttGCAAATAAACCGGACGAGAGACGACTACAAAAATGTTAtaggcggggggggggggggggattcaATCTAAAAGACACCAATATTTATGTAATTccagtaaggtgcaagctttggttattaaatattttagatTCATAATTACTACATTACAATTAATTACTTAGGGTGTGTTctatttggttgtaaatttatcatgagaatatgagggataaacaaaatctaACCCTTTAATCCTTccattctttttcctcatttcctacaaaataaaattggacctttactcatttctcattttcactacctacaaatgagggataatattatctaaaTAATTTCCCTAGTAATCCTCCATGCAAAATACTACTATCTTAGTGCTTAAATAACTGATTAGTACAATTTGAAATGATTTTTACATCAAActgaaaataatataattaacttCCTAACTTGgtaatttgtaaaattttaacgatGTCTGTTCAATTTTGATCTTATATATGAATCCCTGCAGTACTAACATTAACTATCTTGTAAATAAGTTTAACTTAAACATGAATATAAGACTTACGTATCTTCATGGATTATTTACACACAGCACACCCATGTATAGGTTGGTCAACGTaaaaaatttatcatgagaattgaaaatatagtattattaaatgtataaaattattgtattcgcaataaaattattacactccaaaaagtaaaaaataaaaagccGACCCTTATGaaatttgaactcaagtgttgtatttctcaaaaaaaaaaaaaaaaactcaagtGTTGTATTCATCATCAAGATGATTCATCCACCATAAATCTTGGTGATTCAAGGGCTAAAAAAATTTCTCATGCATGCTCACATTTTAAGTAAagatttttatttgaaccaCATCCTGcatgtgtctatatatatagggagatgttaaagtaagaaccactaaataaaataagaatggaAAATCATTTTCTGCCCTTCGATCATTAAAATCTATAgtgaatgcatcatcttgggGATGAATGCACCTAGCTAGGTTCAAATCTTGAAGAGAgcgaaatttttatttttttcgagtATAACAAAGTtgatagcgaatgcattaatttttacagccgatgtaataattttaatagttCTCAcgttcttaaaaaaaattatagttctcatcagaaccacaccctatatatatggagagagaTGTTCATGTAAGAACCACTAAGAAAAATAAGAACGTAAAACCATTTTTAGTCCTTCAATCATCAATATCTACGGTGGATGAATGTAACACCTGAGTTTGAATTATGAAAgaagcaaaaattttatttttttcgagtgCAGTAAATTTAGtaacgaatgcattaatttttacaacaGATGCAATAATTTCAATAGTTCTCACGTTCTTACAATAATTATAATTCTCATCAGAAtcataccc
This window encodes:
- the LOC131018266 gene encoding uncharacterized protein LOC131018266 isoform X1, which produces MREDAQQGVMRRHRATAFQMLAYVIYSKHWILTIIEPYKDCVYVMDPLSHRNRDATWKSVVDTAMTIFNATKEKNKFKKPPKWEIVKGPIQPDFKQCGFYVMRFMKEIVMACQDDDSVFVASMFKKREYSMSEINEVQEDWATSAINDL
- the LOC131018266 gene encoding uncharacterized protein LOC131018266 isoform X2, translated to MRRHRATAFQMLAYVIYSKHWILTIIEPYKDCVYVMDPLSHRNRDATWKSVVDTAMTIFNATKEKNKFKKPPKWEIVKGPIQPDFKQCGFYVMRFMKEIVMACQDDDSVFVASMFKKREYSMSEINEVQEDWATSAINDL
- the LOC131018260 gene encoding MADS-box protein SVP-like, translating into MVRQKIEIKKIDNLTARQVTFSKRRKGLFKKARELSTLCDAEIALIVFSASGKLFDYSSSSMRQLIQRHDHQTEKCKLLRQQPLCIQGSDSHGVLSKKLMELSIELKQLEGENLQGLGLPSLMKLEKLVEGGISRIRKTKNERLDHEIKKLRTRELELMEELKKQKSSTRNAFDQGITPIANCNGSDTFLKLGLPYSNCN